A genomic stretch from Microbacterium proteolyticum includes:
- a CDS encoding zinc-dependent alcohol dehydrogenase family protein encodes MRAMIMDALAEPLEVRDVEAPRAPADGVVVEVYATGLCKSDWHAWVGHDDVALPHVPGHELAGVIIEVGAAVKRWTVGDRVTVPFVMGCGACEWCLSGNAQVCPDQQQPGFTQWGSFAERVVLRAADTNVVRIPDSVSFEAAAALGCRFATAYRALTARARVQAGEWITVVGAGGVGLSAVMIGAALGARVISVDRTPAALDIARRLGAERTLVADGSDIPAAVHEITGGGSHVSIDAVGSAQTARDGILSLRRRGRHVQVGLLPTTDGMTAMPMARVIAWELDLLGSHGMAAADYPEMLSLIESGALRPQELIERVVGLGQAADLLPTMDTASPAGMTMIDPRRP; translated from the coding sequence ATGCGCGCGATGATCATGGACGCCCTGGCCGAGCCACTCGAGGTGCGTGACGTCGAGGCGCCCCGCGCTCCGGCCGACGGCGTCGTCGTCGAGGTGTACGCCACGGGCCTGTGCAAGAGCGACTGGCACGCGTGGGTCGGCCACGACGACGTCGCCCTCCCCCACGTGCCGGGCCACGAGCTCGCGGGCGTGATCATCGAGGTGGGCGCCGCCGTGAAGCGCTGGACGGTGGGCGACCGCGTCACCGTCCCCTTCGTCATGGGGTGCGGCGCCTGCGAGTGGTGCCTGAGCGGCAACGCGCAGGTGTGCCCCGACCAGCAGCAGCCCGGCTTCACGCAGTGGGGCTCCTTCGCCGAGCGGGTGGTGCTGCGCGCCGCCGACACCAATGTCGTCCGCATCCCCGACAGCGTCTCCTTCGAGGCGGCGGCGGCCCTCGGATGCCGCTTCGCCACCGCGTACCGGGCACTCACGGCCCGCGCCCGCGTGCAGGCCGGCGAGTGGATCACGGTCGTGGGAGCCGGGGGCGTGGGCTTGAGCGCCGTCATGATCGGGGCCGCCCTCGGTGCCCGGGTCATCTCCGTCGATCGCACGCCCGCGGCGCTCGACATCGCCCGTCGGCTCGGCGCCGAACGCACGCTCGTCGCCGACGGCTCCGACATCCCCGCCGCTGTCCACGAGATCACCGGCGGCGGAAGCCACGTCTCGATCGATGCGGTGGGCAGCGCGCAGACAGCGCGGGATGGCATCCTGAGCCTCCGGCGTCGGGGTCGCCACGTGCAGGTCGGCCTGCTGCCCACCACCGACGGGATGACCGCCATGCCCATGGCGCGGGTGATCGCCTGGGAGCTCGACCTCCTCGGCAGCCACGGCATGGCCGCGGCGGATTACCCCGAGATGCTGTCGCTCATCGAGAGCGGCGCGCTGCGTCCGCAGGAGCTGATCGAACGGGTGGTCGGCCTCGGCCAGGCGGCCGACCTGCTGCCCACCATGGACACCGCGTCACCGGCGGGGATGACGATGATCGACCCGCGGCGGCCCTGA
- a CDS encoding amino acid transporter codes for MTDKPTTRKDLMKPVQLLGLAFVAALFAGFVTLMSMGFFQTRPADQLQNALVVALVAAGATFIVVLVSVALMLLVIDPSTVTKTVDRPLLLPTDASDAATPGATTPGAAPATERSVDAEPSADPGDGPSSPKA; via the coding sequence ATGACCGACAAGCCCACCACGCGTAAAGACCTGATGAAGCCCGTCCAGCTTCTCGGGCTTGCCTTCGTCGCCGCCCTGTTCGCCGGGTTCGTCACGCTGATGTCGATGGGCTTCTTCCAGACGCGCCCCGCGGACCAGCTGCAGAACGCCCTCGTCGTGGCACTCGTCGCCGCGGGCGCGACCTTCATCGTCGTCCTGGTGAGCGTGGCCCTCATGCTGCTCGTGATCGACCCTTCCACGGTCACAAAGACGGTCGATCGTCCGCTGCTGCTTCCCACGGACGCCTCGGATGCCGCGACCCCCGGCGCGACGACCCCGGGCGCCGCCCCCGCGACGGAGCGCTCCGTCGACGCCGAGCCTTCCGCCGACCCCGGCGACGGCCCGTCGTCGCCGAAGGCCTGA
- a CDS encoding FecCD family ABC transporter permease, giving the protein MTVEARVTAVKSTARPRSRSVRAGAAIGALCALVPVVLVLGIAVGQVVLSPGDVVDALLRGATGGSATTDTARLADTVVWQLRAPRALLGLCVGAILALSGAALQAVVRNDLADPYLLGITSGASLGAAAVIALGLGALAGTVGTSGGAFLGALLALIIVLALVGPRRRLGSGRLVLAGLAVGYALSAVTNLVVVLSDNRDAIRAITFWMLGSLGQAAWDDLPLVAFALLATLGVLVMWGRRLDAIGLGDDVARGLGSDPDRLRRNVAIVTAVAIAAAVAVSGAIGFVGLVVPHLARGLVGATHRLLLPTSALLGGVLLVAADTLARTVLAPREIPLGILTALLGTPLLLLLIARRTRDA; this is encoded by the coding sequence ATGACCGTAGAAGCCCGCGTCACCGCCGTCAAGTCGACGGCGCGTCCGCGTTCCCGCTCGGTGCGGGCGGGAGCGGCGATCGGCGCCCTGTGCGCGCTCGTTCCCGTCGTGCTCGTGCTGGGGATCGCGGTCGGCCAGGTCGTGCTCTCGCCCGGCGACGTGGTCGACGCCCTGCTCCGCGGTGCGACGGGCGGGTCCGCGACGACGGATACCGCCCGCCTCGCCGACACCGTCGTGTGGCAACTACGGGCACCGCGCGCGCTGCTCGGCCTCTGCGTCGGCGCGATCCTCGCTCTCAGCGGCGCAGCCCTGCAGGCGGTCGTGCGCAATGACCTCGCCGACCCGTACCTGCTCGGCATCACCTCGGGCGCGTCCCTCGGGGCGGCCGCCGTGATCGCCCTGGGTCTCGGCGCTCTGGCCGGCACCGTCGGCACCTCGGGCGGTGCTTTCCTCGGCGCGCTCCTCGCCCTGATCATCGTGCTCGCACTCGTCGGCCCCCGTCGGCGGCTCGGATCGGGCCGCCTCGTGCTCGCCGGCCTCGCCGTGGGGTACGCCCTGTCGGCCGTGACCAATCTCGTCGTGGTGCTGTCCGACAATCGCGACGCGATCCGCGCCATCACGTTCTGGATGCTCGGGTCTCTCGGCCAGGCCGCGTGGGACGACCTGCCCCTCGTCGCCTTCGCGCTTCTCGCGACCCTCGGCGTGCTCGTGATGTGGGGACGCCGATTGGATGCCATCGGACTCGGCGACGACGTCGCGCGGGGCCTCGGGAGCGACCCCGACCGCCTGCGCCGCAACGTCGCGATCGTCACGGCCGTGGCGATCGCCGCCGCCGTCGCCGTCAGCGGCGCGATCGGCTTCGTCGGTCTCGTCGTGCCGCATCTCGCGCGCGGGCTCGTGGGCGCGACGCACCGTCTGCTGCTGCCGACGAGCGCGCTTCTCGGTGGCGTGCTGCTCGTCGCCGCCGACACCCTCGCCCGCACGGTGCTCGCCCCGCGCGAGATCCCGCTCGGCATCCTCACGGCCCTCCTGGGCACCCCGCTGCTCCTGCTCCTCATCGCGCGCCGCACCCGCGACGCGTGA
- a CDS encoding LPXTG cell wall anchor domain-containing protein, with amino-acid sequence MMIRTMAAVLVASALSAPLAVQGGPTVDANGDAMIVSVDIPARTGAPTPPSTATPAPPATPVPTATENPAPAAPGSDADDLRPGALPATGGEIALWGAAAGLVALTAGLVIRAGRRRRV; translated from the coding sequence ATGATGATCAGAACGATGGCGGCGGTGCTGGTGGCATCCGCTCTCTCGGCTCCCCTGGCAGTGCAGGGCGGGCCGACGGTCGACGCGAACGGTGACGCGATGATCGTCTCGGTCGACATCCCCGCGCGCACCGGCGCTCCGACGCCCCCGTCCACGGCAACACCGGCCCCGCCCGCGACCCCGGTGCCGACGGCGACCGAGAACCCCGCACCCGCCGCCCCGGGATCGGATGCCGATGACCTCCGCCCGGGCGCTCTCCCGGCCACGGGCGGAGAGATCGCGCTGTGGGGCGCGGCAGCGGGACTCGTGGCACTGACCGCCGGTCTCGTGATCCGCGCCGGGCGTCGCCGACGCGTCTGA
- a CDS encoding ATP-binding cassette domain-containing protein yields the protein MIHLRLLRLWHGHRGSLAGLVAVGVTISLAWAAQALLLSHLFAALLRGTSLVDADVAPALAALAAVLLVRPALALVRAAVAHRAMDAVKRDLRSRAFAALIERSATRPGDGRSGGDQATVVDGVENLDAYLSSYVPQLAVTGIVFAGVGTALVLVDPLIGTVAVLAAALLPLAPRLWDRVLAKRGGDHWEAYQDLHAEFVDSMHGMTTLVAFGQEQRRERELAAASDTLLRRTLRQLSVSLVESGLSQFALLAVPALVLVLVAARGEQLGGFAVFAALLLSIELVRPLRELSAAWHAGYLGTFSGPPVLDLVAADRGRCDVLPVDRADVALPLVVEGLRARHPGAKTDAVTEATFRIDAGLTAVVGPTGAGKSSIAAVLAGVLPAEAGDISFGGRRADTAEDLRARVALVAQDPALFTGDVRSEIALGAAGRAVDLAAVAARSGIGTGETALALDTALGDGGSVLSGGQRQRVAIARGDAQQRRVLVLDEATSALDPASEARLIGALRAAHPDDAIVAVTHRLAVAEAADRVIVVVGGRVVEADDPRVLRARDGAYARLLAAEGREPAREGDGSADDTTLEAPDSDAPAHASQGAPV from the coding sequence ATGATCCACCTCCGACTGCTGCGCCTCTGGCACGGCCACCGCGGCTCCCTCGCCGGGCTCGTCGCCGTCGGCGTGACGATCTCGCTCGCGTGGGCGGCTCAGGCGCTGCTGCTGTCGCACCTGTTCGCGGCCCTCCTGCGCGGAACCTCCCTCGTCGACGCCGATGTCGCACCGGCGCTCGCCGCGCTGGCGGCGGTCCTGCTCGTGCGGCCCGCGCTCGCCCTCGTGCGCGCCGCGGTGGCGCACCGGGCGATGGATGCCGTCAAGCGCGATCTGCGCTCCCGCGCCTTCGCCGCGCTGATCGAACGCTCCGCCACGCGCCCCGGCGACGGGCGCAGCGGCGGCGATCAGGCCACCGTGGTCGACGGGGTGGAGAACCTCGACGCGTACCTGTCGTCGTACGTGCCGCAACTCGCCGTCACCGGCATCGTGTTCGCCGGGGTCGGGACGGCGCTCGTGCTCGTGGACCCGCTCATCGGCACGGTCGCCGTGCTCGCCGCGGCCCTGCTGCCCCTGGCGCCGCGACTGTGGGACCGGGTGCTCGCGAAGCGCGGCGGCGACCACTGGGAGGCCTACCAAGACCTGCACGCCGAGTTCGTCGACTCGATGCACGGCATGACGACACTCGTGGCGTTCGGTCAGGAGCAGCGTCGCGAGCGCGAGCTCGCCGCCGCCTCCGACACCCTCCTGCGCCGGACCCTCCGCCAGCTCAGCGTCTCGCTCGTCGAGTCGGGGCTGTCGCAGTTCGCCCTGCTCGCGGTTCCCGCTCTGGTGCTGGTGCTCGTGGCCGCGCGGGGTGAGCAGCTCGGCGGGTTCGCGGTGTTCGCGGCCCTGCTGCTGTCGATCGAGCTCGTGCGGCCGCTGCGCGAGCTCTCGGCGGCCTGGCACGCCGGGTATCTCGGCACCTTCTCGGGGCCGCCGGTGCTCGACCTCGTCGCCGCCGACCGCGGTCGGTGCGATGTGCTCCCGGTCGACAGGGCCGACGTGGCGCTGCCGCTCGTCGTCGAGGGCCTTCGGGCACGGCATCCGGGGGCGAAGACGGATGCCGTGACCGAGGCCACCTTCCGGATCGATGCCGGGCTGACCGCCGTCGTCGGCCCGACCGGGGCGGGGAAGTCGTCGATCGCCGCCGTGCTGGCGGGGGTGCTCCCGGCGGAGGCCGGTGACATCTCGTTCGGCGGTCGACGGGCGGATACGGCGGAGGACCTGCGGGCGCGCGTCGCGCTCGTCGCGCAGGATCCGGCGCTGTTCACCGGCGACGTGCGATCGGAGATCGCCCTCGGCGCTGCCGGCCGCGCCGTCGACCTCGCGGCGGTGGCCGCCCGGTCCGGGATCGGCACCGGTGAGACGGCCCTCGCCCTCGACACGGCGCTCGGCGACGGCGGGAGCGTGCTCTCCGGCGGCCAGCGCCAGCGCGTCGCCATCGCCCGCGGCGACGCGCAGCAGCGCCGCGTCCTCGTGCTCGACGAAGCCACCTCGGCCCTCGATCCGGCGTCGGAGGCGCGGCTCATCGGGGCTCTGCGTGCGGCGCACCCCGACGACGCGATCGTCGCGGTCACGCACCGCCTGGCCGTCGCCGAGGCGGCGGACCGGGTGATCGTCGTCGTCGGCGGCCGGGTGGTCGAGGCCGACGATCCGCGGGTGCTGCGCGCCCGGGACGGGGCGTACGCGCGGCTTCTCGCGGCGGAGGGGCGCGAGCCCGCGCGCGAGGGCGACGGCTCGGCCGACGACACCACTCTTGAGGCTCCGGACTCCGACGCCCCCGCACACGCATCGCAGGGAGCCCCCGTATGA
- a CDS encoding YcaO-like family protein: MPDLVARPVRLRHPPPFPSTFQHLQIAMPAAAGVDAHAVVVDLADGVDERLVDEAVRRHWWSADHGQLTTRRATARQLADEGAPVLRPSALGWVDPAERALPGFPLAPDDDDSERLWVRARRDDACGSAEGWMPYTLAVARSGDARPDEPLVHPPLLGGFGAGVDPGAALDAAWRAVVVEDALWCWWTGSVPAASVDAAPEVRRLWADADLELTLRLVDVGTLGPVTVAAVDDTTVQTVGGGWGRDGTAQRTAIARALWQLVIARELDDPATSLSGPGVLAHRPDRRYLPRSPSERRRLLDPLAHVQLALDPRSRGDLRRLLGTGDGMPPAPRAGDGMPPEPPDGAATPPTGDGMPPAPRDGARMPPVPPEGAPTPPTGDGMPPAPRDGVRPAPVGDAEVRPGAAVETWSVALAPDGRVVRVLSPAAIPLPLGAFRLDPALVARASRRTHRLPTPRAFEQAPFPGW; this comes from the coding sequence ATGCCTGATCTCGTCGCCCGCCCCGTGCGGCTGCGGCATCCGCCGCCCTTCCCGTCGACCTTCCAGCACCTGCAGATCGCGATGCCGGCGGCGGCGGGCGTTGATGCGCACGCGGTCGTGGTCGACCTCGCCGACGGGGTCGACGAGCGCCTCGTCGACGAGGCCGTACGCCGGCACTGGTGGTCGGCCGATCACGGTCAGCTGACGACGCGGCGGGCGACGGCGCGACAGCTCGCCGACGAGGGAGCGCCGGTTCTCCGACCGAGCGCCCTCGGGTGGGTCGACCCGGCCGAGCGCGCGCTCCCCGGTTTTCCGCTCGCCCCCGACGACGACGACAGCGAGCGTCTCTGGGTGCGCGCGCGTCGCGACGACGCCTGCGGCTCGGCGGAGGGATGGATGCCGTACACCCTCGCCGTCGCCCGCTCCGGCGACGCGCGTCCCGACGAACCGCTCGTGCACCCTCCGCTCCTCGGAGGCTTCGGCGCGGGAGTCGATCCTGGTGCGGCCCTCGACGCGGCGTGGAGAGCCGTCGTCGTGGAAGACGCGCTCTGGTGCTGGTGGACGGGTTCGGTGCCCGCGGCGTCCGTCGACGCGGCGCCGGAGGTGCGTCGCCTGTGGGCGGATGCCGACCTCGAGCTGACGCTGCGTCTTGTCGATGTCGGCACGCTCGGCCCCGTCACGGTGGCCGCGGTCGACGACACGACCGTGCAGACCGTCGGGGGCGGGTGGGGTCGCGACGGCACGGCGCAGCGCACGGCGATCGCGCGCGCCCTGTGGCAGCTCGTCATCGCGCGCGAACTCGACGATCCGGCCACCTCGCTCTCCGGTCCCGGTGTCCTCGCCCACCGCCCCGACCGCCGGTACCTGCCGCGGTCCCCGTCGGAGCGTCGGCGCCTTCTCGACCCGCTCGCGCACGTGCAGCTGGCGCTGGATCCACGCTCACGCGGCGACCTGCGGCGCCTCCTCGGCACCGGGGACGGGATGCCGCCCGCGCCGCGCGCCGGGGACGGGATGCCGCCTGAGCCGCCCGACGGCGCCGCGACGCCGCCCACCGGGGACGGGATGCCGCCAGCGCCGCGCGACGGGGCCCGGATGCCGCCCGTGCCGCCCGAAGGTGCCCCGACACCGCCCACCGGGGACGGGATGCCGCCCGCGCCGCGCGACGGGGTCCGGCCCGCGCCGGTCGGCGACGCCGAGGTCCGGCCCGGAGCCGCCGTCGAGACCTGGTCGGTCGCTCTCGCCCCCGACGGGCGGGTCGTGCGGGTGCTGTCCCCGGCGGCGATCCCGCTTCCTCTGGGCGCTTTCCGGCTCGATCCGGCGCTCGTCGCCCGAGCTTCGCGGCGCACGCACCGGCTGCCGACCCCGCGTGCGTTCGAACAGGCTCCCTTCCCCGGTTGGTGA
- a CDS encoding TOMM precursor leader peptide-binding protein — protein sequence MTPAPLIVDARPARTGVEIRPLDERRSLLTVGERHHIVDVPAAVVQVLVWAWHEGRDDLVGAEFAAAAEGLRPLLAAARPDAAPPGTAAMAYPPAVRPATGPAVRAVLAGDDDVVTAARARLRPDDDAQPAPEAAPRTVATAAFSASRLLVVALRGGREREFVDLDRICHDLRVPWLPVELSRGRLWVGPLVTPGVGASYEDAAARRLASARNADVHRALRTPAVGGDQGPDAADLPGLLDAMWELAAAAAEAVAGAALDEAPGDVVHELWLDDGEVRRAAHPVLPLPHRRTRHRPHGVDDLIDERTGVITRIRDVRHHGRVPSGLVTRQADVADIRAVTSWANNVLCQGSAFDDADSAHHAAVGESVERYCGNILDTLPVRHGSFAQLRRAGVPALDPRRLVLYSEQQYAAPGFPFVPLDADLPVHWVPGRSALTGREVWVPASLVYVNWYSADVAAAPPTNFCAFAGIAAGPSEDFAVTSAIEEVVERHATMVWWLNAQPLPRVEGVPTPPLAAGTRASFVHLDNEFDVPVAAAIVHDDDDALVNVGFSARPDFASAASKALTEAYTLQEGSRDLLHADGLHWRVMTEGELNGRAFKPWRADRRYLDDFRADMHDCDDLMVQQQVYLDPRAGRRMSPLLEPATTRSVEMLPRMAERSRVAMIAGLERADIEPIVVDITTPDVASAGLRVVRVIAPGTIGNAPAAFPFLGHGRVQRIAVELGWRDEPLPESRINLFPLPHA from the coding sequence ATGACCCCCGCCCCGCTCATCGTCGATGCCCGCCCGGCGCGCACCGGCGTCGAGATCCGTCCCCTCGACGAACGCCGGAGCCTGCTCACGGTCGGTGAGCGTCACCACATCGTCGACGTCCCCGCCGCGGTCGTGCAGGTGCTGGTGTGGGCCTGGCACGAGGGCCGCGACGACCTCGTCGGCGCCGAGTTCGCCGCGGCTGCCGAGGGACTCCGTCCCCTGCTCGCCGCCGCCCGGCCGGACGCCGCACCTCCGGGCACCGCCGCCATGGCATACCCACCCGCCGTACGCCCCGCGACGGGCCCGGCCGTGCGAGCCGTGCTCGCCGGTGACGACGACGTCGTGACCGCGGCCCGTGCACGCCTGCGCCCCGACGACGACGCTCAGCCCGCCCCCGAGGCGGCACCGCGCACCGTCGCCACCGCGGCCTTCTCGGCATCCCGGCTGCTCGTCGTCGCCCTCCGCGGCGGCCGGGAACGCGAGTTCGTCGACCTTGACCGCATCTGCCACGACCTGCGCGTGCCCTGGCTGCCGGTCGAGCTGTCCCGCGGGCGACTGTGGGTCGGCCCGCTCGTCACGCCTGGTGTCGGGGCGTCGTACGAGGACGCCGCGGCCCGGCGCCTGGCATCCGCCCGTAACGCCGACGTGCACCGCGCCCTGCGCACTCCCGCCGTGGGAGGCGATCAGGGACCGGATGCCGCTGACCTGCCCGGTCTGCTCGACGCGATGTGGGAGCTGGCCGCGGCCGCCGCCGAGGCCGTCGCGGGCGCCGCCCTCGACGAGGCCCCCGGCGATGTCGTGCACGAGCTGTGGCTGGACGACGGCGAGGTGCGCCGCGCGGCGCACCCGGTACTGCCCCTGCCGCACCGGCGCACGCGTCACCGCCCGCACGGTGTCGACGACCTGATCGACGAGCGCACCGGCGTCATCACGCGCATCCGCGACGTCCGCCACCACGGCCGCGTGCCCTCGGGGCTGGTGACCCGCCAGGCCGACGTCGCCGACATTCGCGCCGTCACCTCGTGGGCCAACAACGTGCTGTGCCAGGGCTCGGCCTTCGACGACGCGGACTCGGCGCACCACGCCGCGGTGGGCGAGTCGGTGGAGCGGTACTGCGGCAACATCCTCGACACGCTGCCGGTGCGCCACGGCTCCTTCGCGCAGCTGCGTCGCGCGGGCGTCCCCGCACTCGATCCCCGCCGGCTGGTGCTGTACAGCGAGCAGCAGTACGCCGCCCCCGGATTCCCGTTCGTGCCGCTCGACGCCGACCTGCCCGTGCACTGGGTGCCGGGTCGCTCGGCGCTGACCGGACGCGAGGTGTGGGTGCCGGCATCCCTCGTCTACGTCAACTGGTACTCGGCCGACGTCGCGGCAGCGCCCCCGACGAACTTCTGCGCCTTCGCGGGGATCGCCGCGGGACCCAGCGAGGACTTCGCCGTCACGAGCGCGATCGAAGAGGTCGTCGAGCGTCACGCGACGATGGTGTGGTGGCTCAACGCCCAGCCGCTGCCCCGCGTCGAGGGGGTGCCGACGCCACCGCTCGCCGCGGGGACGCGGGCGTCGTTCGTGCATCTCGACAACGAGTTCGATGTTCCGGTGGCCGCGGCGATCGTGCACGACGACGACGATGCGCTGGTCAACGTGGGGTTCTCGGCCCGGCCCGACTTCGCATCCGCTGCATCCAAGGCCCTCACCGAGGCGTACACGCTCCAGGAGGGCTCGCGCGACCTGCTTCACGCCGACGGCCTGCACTGGAGGGTGATGACGGAGGGCGAGCTGAACGGGCGCGCCTTCAAACCCTGGCGCGCCGACCGCCGCTACCTCGACGACTTCCGCGCCGACATGCACGACTGCGACGACCTCATGGTGCAGCAGCAGGTCTACCTCGACCCGCGGGCGGGCCGCCGCATGAGCCCCCTGCTCGAACCGGCCACCACGCGGTCGGTCGAGATGCTTCCGCGGATGGCCGAGCGCTCCCGGGTCGCCATGATCGCCGGGCTCGAGCGCGCCGACATCGAGCCGATCGTCGTCGACATCACCACGCCCGACGTCGCGAGCGCGGGGCTCCGCGTCGTGCGGGTGATCGCTCCCGGCACCATCGGCAACGCCCCGGCCGCTTTCCCCTTCCTCGGGCACGGCCGCGTGCAACGCATCGCGGTCGAGCTGGGGTGGCGCGACGAGCCGCTGCCGGAGTCGCGGATCAACCTGTTCCCGCTGCCGCATGCCTGA
- a CDS encoding acyl-CoA synthetase, with translation MTTSSSPRAFDVRHLQLARAAFAALAAIMVTFSSDHSAPLGLGVFSGFALATGLVFALAAWLVFPRDERMIPVLLASVSIIAGLVTSVGSWRTTGVFFGVVIAWAIVSGLIELLGALRDRKAGRTAGVRDGVLVGILGLVLAVVLLLTPMQYALDYDITGAGSFTLTGITIAVGLFGGYAAVIAVFLAIAGFSPRRPEPVPAVSPEEAAS, from the coding sequence GTGACCACTTCCTCCTCGCCGCGAGCCTTCGACGTTCGCCACCTGCAGCTCGCGCGTGCCGCTTTCGCCGCCCTCGCGGCGATCATGGTCACCTTCTCCTCCGACCACTCCGCCCCGCTCGGGCTCGGCGTGTTCAGCGGTTTCGCGCTCGCCACGGGGCTCGTGTTCGCGCTCGCGGCCTGGCTGGTCTTCCCCCGCGACGAGCGCATGATCCCGGTCCTGCTGGCATCCGTCTCGATCATCGCCGGTCTGGTCACGAGCGTCGGCAGCTGGCGCACGACGGGCGTCTTCTTCGGCGTCGTCATCGCCTGGGCCATCGTGTCGGGACTCATCGAGCTGCTGGGCGCTCTGCGCGACCGCAAGGCGGGCCGCACCGCCGGTGTGCGCGACGGTGTGCTCGTCGGCATCCTGGGTCTCGTGCTGGCCGTCGTGCTGCTGCTGACGCCGATGCAGTACGCGCTCGACTACGACATCACCGGTGCCGGTTCGTTCACGCTGACCGGCATCACCATCGCCGTGGGACTCTTCGGCGGATACGCGGCTGTCATCGCCGTGTTCCTCGCCATCGCGGGCTTCTCGCCCCGCCGCCCCGAGCCCGTTCCGGCCGTATCCCCCGAGGAGGCCGCGTCATGA
- a CDS encoding amino acid ABC transporter ATP-binding/permease protein produces MTALRPLVLLVPYLRRRRGLFLGVVAVVNVGMLASVAVSVLSVSAAASLVTADDAGRALALALVTAVVASVVVAGLAAWGEQWFAHVLAYRVIDALRIDVHRTIARLAPVGLARRRTGDTVAAAMGDVESLEWFAAHTVAQVTAGALACAVIDTSAAVLFGPVWLLLVPAQVALVLIPLVFVRRARRQGEALRAALARVSARVLAARSAARDVVLLGRVDIEAHAVADETGAVQRTRRGLAMRAGAEQACTDAMTVVVLLTTLLLAGSAVAGGMDAAVAPPLVVLAAAALGPAGIAAGALGRVGETAEAARRVETVLSAPDVRPPDPAVASRGEVRLSGSIDARALTATYPGTASPALAEADLRIDPGEHVAVVGPSGAGKTTLALVLARLLGSDGTLRIDDIDTAAEAGAETRRRVVLVPQQPHVFRASVRENLLAPDADDPTLWNALERARLAEHVRRLPEGLDTVLAERGATWSGGERQRLGLARALLRDPSVLVLDEPTASLDTATEAEFLAALSSARAGRTTIAITHRPTLMRAMHRVLFVDDGRVVDSAPHDDLRARSPRYRAVVDGATETSPAHPQPERR; encoded by the coding sequence ATGACCGCCCTGCGCCCTCTCGTGCTGCTCGTGCCGTACCTCCGCCGCCGCCGTGGACTGTTCCTGGGCGTCGTGGCCGTGGTCAACGTGGGCATGCTCGCGAGCGTCGCCGTGTCGGTGCTGTCGGTCTCGGCGGCGGCGTCGCTGGTCACCGCCGACGACGCCGGACGCGCCCTGGCGCTCGCCCTCGTGACCGCGGTGGTCGCGAGCGTCGTGGTCGCGGGTCTGGCGGCGTGGGGCGAGCAGTGGTTCGCGCACGTGCTGGCGTACCGCGTGATCGACGCGCTGCGCATCGACGTGCACCGCACGATCGCGCGCCTCGCACCCGTCGGTCTCGCCCGCCGCCGCACCGGCGACACGGTCGCCGCGGCGATGGGCGACGTGGAGTCGCTCGAGTGGTTCGCCGCCCACACCGTGGCCCAGGTCACGGCCGGCGCGCTCGCGTGCGCCGTGATCGACACGTCCGCCGCGGTGCTGTTCGGGCCGGTGTGGCTGTTGCTCGTGCCGGCCCAGGTCGCCCTGGTGCTCATCCCGCTGGTGTTCGTCCGCCGTGCCCGCCGGCAAGGCGAGGCGTTGCGCGCCGCTCTCGCTCGCGTGTCGGCGCGCGTGCTCGCCGCCCGGTCAGCGGCGCGCGACGTCGTGCTGCTGGGCCGTGTCGACATCGAGGCGCATGCCGTGGCGGATGAGACCGGCGCGGTGCAGCGCACGCGCCGCGGCCTCGCGATGCGTGCGGGGGCCGAGCAGGCGTGCACCGACGCGATGACCGTGGTCGTGCTGCTGACGACCCTGCTGCTGGCGGGCTCCGCCGTCGCCGGGGGGATGGATGCCGCGGTCGCGCCGCCGCTCGTCGTGCTCGCGGCCGCCGCTCTCGGGCCCGCCGGGATCGCCGCGGGGGCCCTGGGCCGCGTGGGCGAGACGGCCGAGGCGGCGCGCCGGGTCGAGACGGTCCTGAGCGCCCCCGACGTGCGGCCCCCCGATCCCGCGGTGGCCTCCCGCGGCGAGGTGCGCCTCTCCGGCTCCATCGATGCCCGAGCTCTCACCGCGACGTACCCCGGCACGGCATCCCCCGCCCTCGCCGAGGCCGACCTACGGATCGATCCCGGCGAGCACGTCGCCGTCGTCGGGCCGAGCGGCGCGGGGAAGACCACCCTCGCCCTCGTCCTCGCGCGGTTGCTCGGGAGCGACGGCACGCTCCGCATCGACGACATCGACACCGCCGCCGAGGCCGGGGCTGAGACGAGGCGGCGCGTGGTGCTGGTGCCGCAGCAGCCGCACGTGTTCCGCGCGAGCGTGCGCGAGAACCTGCTGGCCCCGGATGCCGATGACCCGACCCTGTGGAACGCGCTCGAGCGCGCGCGGCTCGCCGAGCACGTCCGGCGGCTGCCCGAGGGCCTCGACACGGTGCTCGCCGAGCGCGGGGCGACGTGGTCGGGCGGTGAGCGGCAACGGCTGGGGCTGGCCCGCGCGCTCCTGCGCGACCCGTCGGTGCTCGTGCTCGACGAGCCCACCGCCAGCCTCGACACCGCCACCGAGGCGGAGTTCCTCGCCGCCCTCTCCAGCGCCCGCGCCGGCCGTACGACCATCGCGATCACGCACCGGCCGACCCTCATGCGCGCGATGCACCGCGTGCTGTTCGTCGACGACGGCCGCGTGGTCGACAGTGCTCCGCACGACGATCTGCGTGCGCGGTCGCCGCGCTATCGCGCCGTCGTCGACGGCGCCACCGAGACCTCACCCGCACATCCGCAACCCGAGAGGAGGTGA